atgctaaaaacgaacatatatttcatagcattattcctcaagaaagacaagcttttagttgcaattgttctatttacaagtgatattcgtttaaataataaaaggtgaagacaaaagacagattcgacgaattgaagacgcaaacgaccaaaaagctcaaaagaacaaaagacaatcaaagaggttccaattattgataagaaacgtctcgaaattacaagagtacaagattcaaaacgcaaagtacaaaatataaaattgtacgcaaggacgtttgaaaatccggaaccgggaccagagtcaactcttaacgctcgacgcaacggactaaaaattacaagttaactatgcatataaatataatataatatataattaattatattaattatatatatattatatatatattataaaccgtcggtaaacaaagagccaaactcctctgagctgtaaaagtaacctccgcgactcgcggagtttgaagaggttttcaccgcgagtcgcggagccccaaaattcgacttttcctataaaagcaaccgaattctgatcgcaattcataatctttttctctcttctctcatatatacgatatatatatatatatatatatatatatatatatatatatatatatatatatatatatatataatttataatttatattttaattttaattataattctaataataagggtatgttagcgaatgttgtaagggtgtaagtcgaaattctgtctgtgtaacgctacgctatttttaatcattgtaagttatgttcaacctttttatattaatgtctcgtagctaagttattattatgcttatttaaaatgaagtaatcatgatgttgggctaattactaaaattgggtaattgggctttgtaccataattggggtttggacaaaagaacgacacttgtggaaattagactatgggctattaatgggctttatatttgtttaactaaatgatagtttgttaatgttaatataaagatttacaattgggcgtccctataaattaccatatacactcgatcggacacgatgggcggggtatttatatgtacgaataatcgttcatttaaccggacacgggaatggattaatagccactagaataattaaaacaggggtgaaattacattcaagggtaattggtgtaattgttaacaaagtagtaaaaccttggtttacacgcagtcgataacctggtgtattcattaaacaaagtattaaaaccttgttacaattcgaatccccaattagttggaatatttaacttcgggtataataataatttgacgaggacactcgcactttatatttatgactgatggactgttatggacaaaaaccagacggacagattaaataatccaggacaaaggacaattaacccatgggcataaaactaaaatcaacacgtcaaacatcatgattacggaagtttaaataagcataattcttttatttcatatttaatttcctttattttatatttaattgcacttctaattatcgcacttttatttattgttatttaatcgcacttttaattatcatactttttaattatcgtaagtttattttatcgcacttttattattcgcaatttcattatcgttatttactttacgctttaatttaagtcttgtatttattttatattttacattaggttttaactgcgactaaagtcttaaaatcgacaaaccggtcattaaacggtaaaaacccccctttataataataatattacttatatatatgtttgtatttttataaaagtaaactaatatagcgttaagctttgtttaaagatttccctgtggaacgaaccggacttactaaaaactacactactttacgattaggtacactgcctataagtgttgtagcaaggtttaggtatatcccatccgtaaattaataaaacttgtgtcatattttgtagtattttgtataaaaaataatactatttcgtacccctctgctaaaacatcaataagctataaagcttagtgagaataaacatactatatacatacatatgtataaaatgaatacgtatcaccaacacaaGTAATAAGCACATACCACATCCTGgtataactaagcaaagctatacataacgtaccaccatGTTAATCCGCAAgattaactacaacaacaacaacaacaacaacaacaacaaaaacaatatatatatatatatatatatatatatatatatatatatatatatatatatatatatatatatatatatatatatatacatctaccaAAAATCCCAAGgtcaaccccttaacctcaaacttaTGAAGGCCGACCGAAACCACATGCGcccagtgaatccgaaaccacacgcgattcaccacCTTCACCTCTACGACGATAGGGTTGGCtgaaactacacgcgccctagtgaattcgaaaccacacgagatttacTACCATAAGTCATAACAATAATGGGAATGCCCGAAGCTACACGcgacatcgtgaatccgaaaccacacgcgattcactagtgaagccgaacttCACGAGAATCACTACCTAAATcacctcaacaacatcaacggggttgacctacttgtcattgtgaatccgaaacgcacgagattcactaccccaaggttGGTAAcacaaaacgcacaaacgtgccacgtggacccaaaactcatagagtccatcatcctacgcacatgtaaagtgaacccgaacgtACAAGGATCACActaccccacccgcacccatcctatacatacatacgcatataatatatttacactcaccttagcgccttgataaaaatgcaaccgaataatccgcaactcgtcaatggaatgtacctatttcatttatcacataacaaacaacacaattagggtggattacaaaccaacccaaattgactcttagtgcaattttgacccaattgcacttccaagcccaaccaatgcccaaactaaccaataatcacttaacgCTAGTGAAAATGGCCCTATAATGCCAATTAAACCAAAACACAAGCATTAAACACTTATCTTCCTCAATttgacccataaaccctaattttgacccatttcagaaTCAAACCTTTACATACATCCATTTAGGTTCCAAAATTTCATAattactaaacctagtgattaaacccgaattacaagtcctaaacatgattaaatcatcaaccaacccaaaacccaccaacaagggtcaacaacaccAATTACTAGCTTCAAACTTTCATTAATGAGCTAGATGGTTTTCtcaagaacttacaagttcaaaccctaactttgaatatcaaactagcaaattaaattcggagttagaacttaccaccattactaaaatgtagctaggaacgagatgaacaactttaacactagcaCTTTAATGAGATtcccacttcttcttctccaaatcaagctctctctctaaaactctctttCTTACTCTAAGAAAGGATGAGACGgttttgtgtgggtgaaatgagaTCCAAGGCTGAGTTTGGATCAGTTTTAGTGACATCTCGCGCCTGCGAAATCATCCGTCGCGACCGCGACATCCCAGATTCAGGATACTTTTGTTTTTCAGGGACCGAAGttgtctgattctgattctgatgtaaaatctGAAAATGAATAAGTATAGGTAGACTTTTAGTGACAGTTTCTGATGCATATATTTACTCACACTTTCTAATACATAAAATTCAGGTTGTTACATGCAGCTATGCGCATCATTAACATGCATGCATCCAaaaacatatacacacacacacacacacacacacacacacacagacagACATACCCAAAcaaactcataataataataataataataataataataataataataataataataataataataataataataactataataataataataataataataataataattataataataataataactataactataactataactataataataataataataataataataataataataataataataataataacaataagaataataataataataacaataagaataataacaatgacaataacaacaagaacaataacaacaacaataacaataacaacaagaacaataacaacaacaataacaataacaataacaataacaataataatagaaagggCCCTACTCGACTAGGCTTATTCTAGCTAACCACGCATCCCTaccagaagtcatgtcctcggtcaacagAAGCTCCCTCATGACGATCCTTATTCTATCCTCCCACCTACGAgaaggtctaccccttctcctaacGTCGTCAAGCGTGATTGCCTCGACTCTCCTAACTAGGGCTATAGGTGGTCGCCtatgcccaaaccatcgaagtcgtCATTTTCTTAGCTTGTCAATGATGCTTCTGACTTCAAGCTTTTCCGTAAACACACCATTTGGAATCAtatctaacatggttttaccacTCATTCACTTAAGCattctcatttctgccacctccatccttctctcttagGCCTTCATCATTAGCTAACATTCTGATCCGTACAAtatggcaggtctaattgccaccttgaagaattttccTTTCAGTTTGAGTGGTATATTCTTttcgcacaacacccctttcgctACTCAccacttcaaccaacctaccttaTGACAGTGGGTCACGTCCTCGTCTATCCTCCCTGATTTGTGAAGGACTTGGCCTAGATATCTAAACGAATCTTATGGATGCAAGATCTGGTCCACAATGCTAATATTCACTCTAGCATTTTGTTCATCCTCCGTCCTGTGGAAATTACACCTAAGATATTCCGTCTTCTGTCTACTGATCTGTAGTCCATTTGTTCTAAGGTCTCCCTCCATTGCTCTAGTCTTCTATTAAGCTCCTCTTTGGATTCCGATGCAagcacaatatcatcggcaaaaattAAACACCGAGGGATGCACTCTTATATTTCTCGAGACAACTTGTCGAGGATCAAAGAAAAAACGAAAGGGCTAAGGGCAGATCCTTGGTGCAGACCTACTTCTATCGGGAAATACTCTGTGTTTCCCACAGGCGTTCAAACGTAAGACTTCGCCCCTTCGTACATATCTGTGATAACTCTAATATATCTACTTAAAATACCTCTAACATTAAGCGTCTTCCAAATCAACTTTCGTGGAACACAATCATAGGCCTTTTCTAAGTCTAACAAAACAATCTCTAGCCTCTTTTGcttttccctatacttctccataagactCCTTATAATATGAATTGCCTCCATCGAAGAGTGCTCTGGCATGAAACCAAACTGGTTCTCGGAAGCAGTAGATTCGCGTCGAAGTCTATTCTtgatcactctctcccaaagcttcatagtaggGGTGTTCATCTGTTTGGTTAAAAACGTTTAAACCGAAATACAAATCGAAACCAAGCCGTAAAGATCTAAACTGAATTTGTAATATGGTTTTCGGATCGAACGAAACCTAAAATCGAATTAAAATTCGGATTTCAGTTCAGTTTTTGGTTTTGAAATTTCTAAAATTGGTTAACTGAAAACCGAATATAAAACCGAATTCAATTTAGacattattaaattaatatattaagttattattattattgcataCATGTATTAAATATATGATTTGAGTACTTAATTTACCTTTTCTAGTCAAAGTATGTTTTCTCGGATTTGAAAttgtatataaattattaattcatATTTTTTCTAATTTCTTTCTCTCCACATTCTTATACACGTAGCCAATTTAAATCGACTTTCTCTTGGTTAATAATTTTGTTTATTTTCTTGATATAACATgtattatattgtgatactttataagcttattgtattttgtaaatttgtatatatacattcaattatatatatatatatatatatatatatatatatatatatatatatatatatatatatatatatatatatatatatatatattagtttagtatgATACATTAAAAGCTTAATACAATATTGTTTGTTCATCTCTTAGGAAAAAAGTAAAAAATTGATTTTCAAAGTTAAatttggttttaaccgaaaccaaaccgaattcaaatttggtTTTCGGTTTAGATTCGGTTTTAGTTTTGATATCTGAATTTGATTTCGGTTTGATTTTCGATTTTGATTATAAAAGTTTAAAAATCGAAAAAACTTAACCGAATAATCCgaaaaaccgaaaaccaaaccgataAACACCCATagttcatagtatgactaagtaattttatgcctctataattaccACAAATTTGGGCATCCCATTTATTTCTGTAGATGGTGGTTGACGTGTCTTTTTAACAAGACGTTTAGAAGCTATAAAATGCCTACGGAATGGAGACTTATCAAGATACACCATCATCTCCAAGGAAGCGCCACGCTTCTCTCGGAATCTGGTCTGGTCCAACCGCTTTGTTTCTCCCTATCTTTTGTAGTGCCAATCTTACTTCTTCATGGCTGATCCTCCTACAGAAATTGTTGTTCTGGAATTGTTCTATACCCAAGTCCTGCAGATCCTCTCGATGCCCGGGTACTCCACCAATGAAAAGAGATGAGAAATACCCTTCCCATATTTTCCTAATTTCGTCTTCCTTCACAATAGTTTGGCCGGCTTCATctttgataaacttgatgttatctatATCCCTCCTTCTACGCTCTCTAGCTTTtacaatcatgtaaatatcatttGCTCCTTCTTTAGAGTCTAGTTTTTGTATACAAATCTTCACATGCTTTATCTTTTGCACATGCAACAGCCTTTGTGGCTTCTCTTTTGGCTTCTTTATATTTCTCTTCAGCCCTAGTTCTATCCCCGGGTTTTCTCTCCCGACATataatgagctccctaaacctcagTTGCTTAAGCGCAACTTTGGTTTGAACCTCGTCACTAATCCACCATGATTCTCTACTAGGCCTATGTCCTTTCGAAGTCCCTACTGCCACCCCTAAGGATTCCTTGGCTACCTCTCTAATAATGGACGCCAGACTATTCCACATCTTATCCGCATCAACATGAGTATCCATCTCCGCTCCTGCCTCAACTCTTTCTAAAATTGTAGATTTAAAAGTTTCAGCCTTCTCTTCATTCAGATTCTTCCATAGGATTCTAGGCTGGGCGGGTCTCACACTCTTGGTAACTCGTCTCTGTAGAACTAAATCCATGACCAATAATCTGTATTGGGAGGAACATGTCTAGGTAGTCAGGGCCTTATAGTCTCCGCAAGACCTAAGGTCCTCCTTATGAAGCAACATATAGTCAATCTGTGTACTATTCCCCCCACTATGGAAAGTTGCAAGTTGAGCATCCGTCTTCTTGAAGAAAGAGTTTGCAACAACCAAATTGTGGGCAACAACGAATTTGAGAATAGGGCGCCCTTCTTCATTTCTAACTCCGTACCCAAAGCCCCCATGGACTCCCGCATAGCCATCCACATTGGTTCCTATATGTCCATTAAGGTCTCCCCCAAAAGCGATTGATGGTCAGCAGGGCACCTCCTCACAACCTCATCCAACGATTCCCAAAAATGTTTCTTATCATCTTCGTCTAAACCCGCATGAGGTACGTAAGCGCtaatgaccacaaaagtctcctcCTGTATAACTAATCTAACCGACATAATCATATCGCTACACCTATCCACACCCACAACATGGTTCCTATAACGATGTCGTATAATGATTCCTACCTCATTTCTAGCTACTCTAGAACCTGAAAACCACAACTTGTAGTCATCAATAATAACCGCATCTTCACTCCTCCATCTAAtccatctagtctcttgaacaCACAAAATATTCACTTTTCTTTTAAGTAATGTATCTACAAGCTCACGTGATTTGCTAGTCAAGGATCCTGCATTCCAACTCCCCACTCTAATCCTAACCGGGTTCAGTAGCCTATCACCTCTTCTAAACCCTCCTAGACCTACGTGCTGCTAAGCTAGAAGGACATTGTTGGTTTtgtttttgatagaaaaattgatatgtttactttgtgaaggatgttatcccacatcggtgggaggaagaagttggaggtgggtgacttggttataaaaggaggtcatgggcatcattccaacttgcaccaatcaatacactttaagtatttgattatttctttctttcttacccttatttgaaagttgtattagttaaatactttgaagagtgtagttggcttaagagagttgtctatgtcattgtaacaatttgtgatatagtgaatttctctctttgggggcccgtggtttttctcctgttttggagttttcacgttaaattcttgtgttgtggattgttctAATTTCTTTATTGTTTTTCATTGGGCGTTTGTTaagaattagtgaggccgtaattttccAACAGCAGACATGACCTCAAGTAACCATCTCTACACGATAAATGAAATTAAAAAACTATACAAGCAGTAGTGTCAATATATAATAGAATAAAATAAATATGAATACGCACTTAATTAATAGCACAAAATTTAAAATTAAGCGATAACAGTTGCACCAATATCATTCACAATAGCACcagtttttttctttcttttattaCAAACGGTAATAACAAGTAACAAgtcaatataataataaaagtaacaagtgataatatgtatatataaatatgtaatctgtgatatgaacattaattaacatttacatgtaattttTTGCATTTAAATGTATGAAAACTATGAAatttaaaagttctcgcagttctcgctttttttgtagttctcgtttgaacctgcccatatatatatatatatatatatatatatatatattgtacaactTTTTTTTGGTAAGCAACGAATCCCCCATGTACAAGCACATTGACTCCCCGTAGAGGATAAAATTTCAGGTTATTAAGCCCCCCGAACGCAAGACATGGTACCGGGTGacttgcgcattatgcgcaccctctggtCATATTCCCTTTCTGAACAAATTGACACAGTCAAGAATTGAACTCAAGTGGTGTGTTTCATTGGACAACTCGGATAGTGTGCTTCTTGTACAACCTTTAGAAGTTTCAATATTATAGAATATAGGGCAAATAGCCTAAAAATATAACATTAAGGGTGTGTTTGGCCGGGAGCTTTTTGAAGCTTTTTGGAGCTTTTAgcttttagtttttataaaaaagcTCCAACATGATAAAAAGCTTCGTTTGTGAGAGGAGATTGTAGCTTTTTGAGGATGAGAAAAAGCCCCTTATGAAAACGCTGATGCATCTAGCGTTTGATATTGTAAAAGAGCTTTTTGATAATTAAATTACTTAAATAGCCTTCCAATATTTTAGATACTTCCCACGTAATTCAGTTACCTTCACCCTATTATAGCCCAAACCCTAAATTGCAATTTGTTTCTGTGCTCGTTGCTTCCAATTCAACGCCGCTGCAATAGtttttgaggtaaaccctaattattaatcgTATCAGAACGTACCTTTGTAATCAAAATTCTTTACTTCTACGCATGTATTCTATTATCGTGCCCCAACCTTGTAATCATGTTTTTTTTACTTCCACTAATTGCTAATCATAGTTGTCTGTTGTTGACTCAATTATTATATGAATTGAAAGTGTGATTAAATATCATACGGGCTCGATTATTTTTATTCatgtttattttatttattgtaaaGTTGAAAAGGAGAAGGTTAGCATATGTCCGCCGATGGTTAACCGGTATATGACGTAGAACAGTTATACTCGTATTTGATTTTTGTAAACTCTTGAATTATTTGTaaagaatgataaaaaaaataaatgaaGATTATATAATGTGAGGTAACAAGTAATGATATGTAAGTTGTTGATCAAACTGTTCTTATtttaaaaatcactatacttattttgTAGAGAAAATACTAATCATACAGTATAATGATGGTATGTTCTCAGTTACGTTTGGAGAGATATAGATGATGATAGGATAATTATATAAATGTGTTTGTATCAACCgtatgcataagtgatgattggAAATAATGATATGATAACTAACTAGTTGGGCCAGCCCGCGATGCTGGGCCAATTACAATTTTGGGCTTTCTGTTTGGTAAAGAAtattaactttttttttaaaaaaaaaagtatccGCTGGATTCAAACCTAGGGTGACTACTTATATAAGGAGATAGCCAACCACTGAGCCAAGATCGCTTCTTGTAATAATGAGGAAGCAAAATGTACTTATCCATTAAAAAGCGTTGTGAAGAAAAGCCAAAAAAGTTACTGTAGTTACTGTTCATAAATTCTCcaattgaatatatatacaatatagATAATGATATATAAATGTGTATGTAATTTTATTTAAGTAATTTTTCTAGTAtccatttttgtcattttacttattttataacacctccagctactttgccaaacaattaaatacatttaaaacgCTTTCagttaaacgcttgcagctaaacgCTTGCAGCTTCTAGCTACTTTTGCCAAACATAACCTAAGGTCAAAATTTCTCAATAAAGGGAATGTCACTTTTTTTCATTTCCCAAAAATGTTCCTGATTTTAATTCAATGCAAAGAAAGGACTATGATTTGAAAAAAGTTCAATAAAGGTAATTTTGGTCCAAGTGTGCAGTCACA
This genomic window from Rutidosis leptorrhynchoides isolate AG116_Rl617_1_P2 chromosome 2, CSIRO_AGI_Rlap_v1, whole genome shotgun sequence contains:
- the LOC139890194 gene encoding uncharacterized protein, with the protein product MIVKARERRRRDIDNIKFIKDEAGQTIVKEDEIRKIWEGYFSSLFIGGVPGHREDLQDLGIEQFQNNNFCRRISHEEVRLALQKIGRNKAVGPDQIPREAWRFLGDDGMNTPTMKLWERVIKNRLRRESTASENQFGFMPEHSSMEAIHIIRSLMEKYREKQKRLEIVLLDLEKAYDCVPRKLIWKTLNILHQNQNQTTSVPEKQKYPESGMSRSRRMISQARDVTKTDPNSALDLISPTQNRLILS
- the LOC139890195 gene encoding uncharacterized protein, which encodes MDMDMKLILYQAIVMDEQHVGLGGFRRGDRLLNPVRIRVGSWNAGSLTSKSRELVDTLLKRKVNILCVQETRWIRWRSEDAVIIDDYKLWFSGSRVARNEVGIIIRHRYRNHVVGVDRCSDMIMSVRLVIQEETFVVISAYVPHAGLDEDDKKHFWESLDEVVRRCPADHQSLLGETLMDI